In one window of Amblyomma americanum isolate KBUSLIRL-KWMA chromosome 9, ASM5285725v1, whole genome shotgun sequence DNA:
- the LOC144104643 gene encoding uncharacterized protein LOC144104643 has protein sequence MATSDAATTNKVEAGAPSRLGLGPRRHLALAAVLASCTVIYLYLDYRLDSKMRRLAVLRHTASNVSTSPRDSTSVPSVNWTRCPSENVLRAEQYFNHWDENLAQKLRLSPQTTPKMEQERWHAVSVDVQVFSAFLVTTERRAIHIISLVRERLADKDASNKHPPLECLVRSSNLTTKYDARIKMVWTWNKYNPAFQNAFILCPQPDKTSLAAHDNIQVAVTFQSTRNSSLRWLQLHIPSDKSKEKCCAVCVRPFYGSSISLWQIVEFIAHYRLLGAPRFYFYDLEMSPDVKLLLGRLQAVGIDITVVTFKLLNASRIMVPHEGQMQGLYDCIFRSMSKDEYYITVDFDELITLQFNGNFSTLLQREESKLGKQHFGSVIISSRLHCSEYPMTTRHAINGNLPLRATTFPYYCEEDAQVQMYGYTKYVARSRSVCIAGVHSVEKHCGDAQNVWLATTVAVINHYRRCCYLPKLPCTSSRVCFHEPSKKYLADIESDLAIMTMKNVLSKV, from the exons ATGGCCACATCTGATGCTGCTACAACGAACAAAGTAGAAG CGGGAGCACCATCACGGCTTGGGTTAGGACCAAGGCGACATCTGGCGTTGGCGGCAGTGCTGGCCAGCTGCACTGTAATCTACTTGTACCTGGACTACAGACTTGACAGCAAGATGCGACGATTGGCGGTTCTACGCCACACAGCGTCGAATGTGTCCACCAGTCCACGAGACTCCACGTCAGTGCCAAGCGTGAACT GGACGAGATGTCCAAGCGAAAACGTTCTTCGGGCAGAGCAGTACTTCAACCACTGGGATGAAAATCTTGCGCAAAAATTGCGCCTTTCTCCGCAAACCACTCCCAAGATGGAACAAGAACGGTGGCACGCTGTCAGCGTTGACGTGCAAGTCTTCTCCGCTTTTCTGGTGACAACAGAACGGCGCGCCATCCACATTATCAGCCTCGTTCGGGAGCGGCTTGCTGACAAAGACGCCTCCAACAAGCATCCACCGCTAGAGTGCCTTGTTCGGTCCTCTAATCTGACAACGAAATACGACGCTCGCATCAAAATGGTGTGGACCTGGAACAAGTATAACCCCGCCTTCCAGAATGCCTTCATCCTGTGTCCGCAACCAGACAAGACAAGTCTCGCTGCTCATGATAACATTCAGGTGGCTGTTACATTTCAAAGCACGCGCAACAGTTCGCTCAGATGGCTCCAGCTGCACATACCTTCGGACAAGTCGAAGGAGAAGTGCTGCGCTGTTTGTGTCCGGCCATTTTACGGCTCTTCCATCAGCCTCTGGCAGATCGTTGAATTCATCGCCCACTACAGACTACTGGGAGCGCCGAGATTCTACTTTTACGACCTTGAAATGTCCCCCGACGTGAAGCTCCTGCTTGGCAGACTGCAAGCCGTTGGAATCGACATAACAGTCGTTACATTCAAACTTCTCAACGCTTCAAGGATAATGGTCCCCCATGAAGGCCAGATGCAGGGACTCTACGACTGCATCTTCCGATCCATGTCCAAAGACGAGTACTACATTACTGTCGACTTCGACGAGTTAATTACTCTGCAATTCAATGGCAACTTCTCCACGCTGCTCCAACGGGAAGAAAGTAAATTAGGCAAACAACATTTCGGAAGCGTCATAATCAGTAGCAGGTTACACTGCTCCGAGTATCCTATGACTACCCGTCACGCCATAAATGGAAACCTACCTCTTCGAGCAACAACCTTCCCATACTATTGCGAAGAAGACGCCCAAGTGCAAATGTATGGCTACACAAAGTATGTTGCTCGCTCCAGGTCAGTCTGCATCGCCGGTGTTCACTCCGTCGAAAAACACTGCGGCGATGCTCAGAACGTATGGCTGGCCACGACTGTGGCCGTGATCAATCATTATCGACGCTGCTGCTATCTCCCTAAACTTCCCTGTACATCCAGCAGAGTTTGTTTTCACGAGCCCTCCAAAAAGTATTTAGCAGACATTGAAAGTGATCTTGCCATAATGACAATGAAAAATGTCCTTTCCAAAGTGTAA
- the LOC144104644 gene encoding uncharacterized protein LOC144104644 encodes MAQQNGDKAARSAPTGAETPSGSEQLCARCAATLSKGAGKSSAGKSSSIPWKTIGITAGTAVVTGTAAVVLAPLALSAAGFSAGGVVAGSMAAGIQSTMGGVIAKGSLFALCQSWGAVGLTTAAQAACAATGASVGGAAGGFAAWFKGKGQAKNPPEDPKKKPKEKPREEPDGAAEKESEEKPREKAEPDDEVEKQEEPEVVIHLCPSCGAKYRCGSKLGKSTL; translated from the exons ATGGCCCAACAGAATGGGGATAAAGCAGCGCGATCTGCTCCAACTGGTGCGGAGACTCCTTCCGGATCAGAGCAGCTCTGTGCCAGGTGTGCTGCAACTCTTTCCAAAGGAGCCGGCAAAAGCAGTGCTGGGAAATCCTCCTCG ATTCCTTGGAAAACAATTGGCATAACAG CTGGAACAGCTGTTGTTACGGGCACAGCTGCTGTGGTTTTAGCACCCCTTGCACTGTCAGCTGCTGGATTCAGCGCCGGTGGAGTCGTGGCAGGGTCTATGGCTGCAGGGATCCAGTCAACGATGGGCGGTGTCATTGCCAAGGGCAGCCTGTTCGCTCTCTGCCAGAGTTGGGGAGCCGTGGGCTTGACGACCGCGGCGCAAGCTGCGTGTGCCGCGACTGGAGCCAGTGTTGGTGGTGCTGCTGGCGGCTTTGCGGCTTGGTTCAAAGGGAAAGGACAGGCAAAGAACCCACCAGAGGACCCGAAGAAGAAACCCAAAGAGAAGCCACGAGAGGAACCTGATGGTGCTGCGGAAAAAGAATCTGAAGAGAAACCAAGAGAGAAAGCTGAACCGGATGATGAGGTCGAAAAACAAGAGGAACCAGAAGTTGTCATACATCTGTGTCCCAGCTGCGGTGCAAAATATCGCTGTGGAAGCAAACTGGGAAAATCAACGCTGTAG